In one Arcobacter lacus genomic region, the following are encoded:
- the ruvX gene encoding Holliday junction resolvase RuvX, translated as MKLASIDVGLKRIGVAICLTSDIVTPQNAILRKNRNQAANDVNTFLKEWEIEKLIVGFPTSSEDMQNRIKHFVNLLELQIPYEFCEENMSSIEAEELIKGEIKYKRDGRVDSLAAKIILERYLKNK; from the coding sequence TTGAAATTAGCTTCGATTGATGTAGGTCTTAAAAGAATTGGCGTTGCCATTTGTCTTACAAGTGATATAGTAACTCCACAAAATGCAATTTTACGAAAAAATAGAAATCAAGCTGCTAATGATGTAAATACTTTTTTAAAAGAGTGGGAAATTGAAAAACTAATCGTTGGTTTCCCCACTTCAAGTGAAGATATGCAAAACAGAATCAAACACTTTGTTAACCTACTTGAACTTCAAATTCCATATGAATTTTGTGAAGAGAATATGAGTTCAATTGAAGCAGAAGAATTAATCAAAGGTGAAATAAAATATAAAAGAGATGGCAGAGTTGACTCACTTGCTGCTAAAATAATATTAGAACGATATTTAAAAAATAAATAA
- a CDS encoding methylenetetrahydrofolate reductase, producing MFETLIQKLQEDKYLTLETTPQHEPSMHNIIEKIKKFNLQDKIDGFSCTDNPLAKLRYNSLFAALKLQQEFKKPVIATMTMRDRNKIALQSDLLGANDFDVRAILALTGDPAKMSDQPNSKGVFEANSLMLLKMIKSFNYGMDFAGHPFKIEPKQIFPFAVVNSYAKNFSSLEKKMHLKIQNGAIGIITQPIFDIENAQKLLESFDIAKENVEGDKRKSQLIFGLFPITKLRTALFLSAQVPGIHVPQFWIDALEKAHNIGEEEEYKVGMELSNNLFKELNKLHPKIHLMTANRFDVANEIIS from the coding sequence ATGTTTGAAACACTTATACAAAAACTGCAAGAAGATAAATATTTAACTCTTGAAACAACTCCTCAACATGAGCCTTCAATGCACAATATCATTGAAAAAATAAAAAAATTTAATCTACAAGATAAAATTGATGGTTTTTCATGCACAGATAATCCTTTGGCAAAGTTAAGATACAACTCTTTATTTGCTGCTTTAAAATTACAACAAGAGTTTAAAAAACCAGTAATTGCAACAATGACTATGAGAGATAGAAATAAAATTGCTTTGCAATCAGATTTACTTGGAGCAAATGATTTTGATGTTCGTGCAATTTTAGCATTAACAGGTGATCCAGCTAAAATGAGTGATCAGCCAAATAGTAAAGGTGTTTTTGAGGCAAACTCTTTAATGCTTTTGAAAATGATAAAATCATTTAATTATGGAATGGACTTTGCAGGACATCCTTTTAAAATCGAACCAAAACAAATATTTCCTTTTGCTGTTGTAAACTCTTATGCAAAAAATTTCTCTTCTTTAGAGAAAAAAATGCACTTAAAAATTCAAAATGGAGCAATAGGAATTATCACTCAACCTATTTTCGATATAGAAAATGCACAAAAACTTCTTGAAAGTTTTGATATAGCTAAAGAAAATGTTGAAGGAGATAAAAGAAAATCTCAATTAATTTTTGGACTTTTCCCTATAACAAAACTACGAACAGCACTATTTTTATCTGCACAAGTTCCTGGAATTCATGTTCCACAATTTTGGATTGATGCTCTTGAGAAAGCTCACAATATTGGTGAAGAAGAAGAGTATAAAGTAGGAATGGAATTAAGTAACAATTTATTTAAAGAGTTAAATAAACTTCATCCAAAAATTCACTTGATGACAGCAAATAGATTTGATGTTGCAAATGAGATTATCTCTTGA